One Hordeum vulgare subsp. vulgare chromosome 4H, MorexV3_pseudomolecules_assembly, whole genome shotgun sequence DNA window includes the following coding sequences:
- the LOC123447770 gene encoding glycosyltransferase family 92 protein RCOM_0530710-like, with the protein MAHHPRRSCLRRVLTIAGGVSTGLILLAGGHTYAHGQLFSPSLLPHGLGGGADCSPSFAPPPFAPPPFALSPLPPYLLSEAEASPPQPEASLPRRLLPVRRSPPPPCLPANSGSEADRSPPQHDDADAVLLPDGEVLLLADAEPGAKATCAFQGGASSPASTLGRLPGSGRHAYVCLMPEPARSLQLLQAPLLLPASASSADCPDRTSLLNWSDRIAFTSVTLDSGDVLVFAKGVNHAAGAVRCVYRHCGDAHGVAASFPAITSVQQVTRCPAPPMLLNSRKTEFRVTVAATGEDPIPSIATYRPQQSESGLVVTPARKNLICACTMVHNVSKFLREWVLYHAAVGVDHFILYDNGSKDDFAEQVAHLRSAGISISTLPWPWIKMQEAGFSHSAATHQSSCKWVAFIDVDEFIFSPNWKGSEKPSKSMLQAIVPVDPDVGQVYLPCFDFAPSGQTSHPQEGVIQGYTCRLKKILRHKSLVLLDAVDHSLENAIHHFTLKAGFRSIWNMQARVNHYKYQAWSEFKYKFKRRVSAYVADWRDPINLESADRAPGLGVDGVEPVGWAQRYCEVKDYLLQELSARWFGTGLGSPGSQDT; encoded by the coding sequence ATGGCGCATCACCCACGCCGCAGCTGCCTGCGCCGTGTCTTGACCATCGCCGGCGGTGTGTCAACCGGCCTCATCCTGCTCGCCGGCGGCCATACCTACGCCCACGGCCAGCTCTTCTCGCCGTCCTTGTTGCCCCACGGCCTCGGCGGCGGCGCCGACTGCTCGCCCTCCTTCGCCCCGCCGCCCTTCGCCCCGCCACCCTTCGCCCTCTCGCCGCTGCCGCCCTACCTCCTATCGGAGGCCGAGGCCTCGCCCCCGCAGCCGGAAGCCAGCCTCCCGCGCCGCCTTCTGCCCGTtcgccgctcgccgccgccgccctgcctCCCCGCGAACTCGGGGTCGGAGGCCGACCGCTCGCCGCCGCAGCACGACGACGCGGATGCCGTCTTGCTCCCGGACGGGGAGGTCCTTCTCCTGGCTGACGCTGAGCCTGGCGCCAAGGCGACGTGCGCCTTCCAGGGTGGGGCGTCGTCCCCGGCGAGCACGCTCGGGAGGCTGCCGGGGTCGGGCCGCCACGCGTACGTATGCCTAATGCCAGAACCTGCCCGGAGCCTCCAGCTGCTCCAAGCGCCCCTGCTGCTCCCCGCCTCCGCTTCCTCTGCTGATTGCCCTGACCGCACGTCGTTGCTGAATTGGAGCGACCGGATCGCCTTCACCTCTGTAACTCTCGACAGCGGCGATGTCCTCGTCTTTGCAAAGGGCGTCAACCATGCTGCTGGCGCAGTCCGGTGCGTCTATCGCCACTGCGGCGACGCCCATGGCGTGGCGGCATCCTTCCCTGCCATCACCTCCGTACAGCAGGTTACCAGGTGCCCTGCTCCACCCATGCTTCTGAACTCCAGGAAAACAGAGTTCCGTGTCACGGTGGCAGCCACCGGCGAAGATCCGATCCCCTCTATTGCGACTTATCGTCCACAGCAGAGTGAAAGTGGCTTGGTGGTGACACCGGCCCGAAAGAACCTGATTTGCGCTTGCACTATGGTTCACAACGTGTCTAAGTTTCTTCGCGAATGGGTGCTGTATCATGCCGCTGTCGGGGTAGACCACTTCATCCTGTATGACAACGGAAGTAAGGATGATTTTGCAGAACAAGTGGCCCACTTGAGGTCAGCCGGAATCAGCATCTCTACCTTGCCTTGGCCGTGGATCAAAATGCAGGAAGCCGGCTTCTCCCATTCTGCTGCAACGCACCAGAGTTCTTGCAAGTGGGTGGCATTTATAGATGTCGACGAATTCATTTTCTCGCCCAACTGGAAAGGATCCGAGAAACCGTCAAAATCAATGCTTCAAGCTATTGTTCCGGTTGATCCAGACGTCGGGCAGGTGTATCTGCCGTGCTTTGATTTTGCCCCCTCTGGCCAAACATCACACCCACAGGAGGGTGTCATCCAAGGATACACATGCCGCCTGAAGAAGATTCTCAGGCACAAATCGCTGGTTCTTCTTGATGCGGTGGACCATTCTTTGGAGAACGCAATTCACCACTTCACGCTCAAGGCTGGCTTCAGAAGCATATGGAACATGCAGGCGCGTGTCAACCATTATAAATACCAGGCATGGAGTGAGTTCAAGTATAAGTTCAAACGACGAGTATCCGCCTACGTGGCTGACTGGAGAGATCCGATCAACCTTGAGTCTGCTGACCGGGCCCCCGGCTTAGGAGTTGATGGTGTTGAACCGGTTGGTTGGGCACAAAGGTACTGTGAGGTCAAGGATTACCTTCTTCAGGAATTGAGTGCAAGATGGTTTGGCACTGGACTAGGAAGTCCGGGATCTCAGGATACTTAG